DNA from Rosa rugosa chromosome 6, drRosRugo1.1, whole genome shotgun sequence:
AGGGTTGCCAAGCTAAGTGAAAAAGGACGTACTTTAGATCCTATATACAGCACTAATACTATATCTTTTTCAATGACGGCTAACAGGAAAATGTTGTGGCAGAGATTCATGCAGTGAACCCTATATAGTTCTGATTACTACTTCGTTGAGTTAAGAATAAGTTCAAATTCTAATAGGGATAAAATAACTTTATGAAaacccaattttttttctttatttcagAAGAGAAATCCAAGATTTGTTGACATGATAGGTCAACCAGATGTGTCTCTTCCTAGAAACCTATTTCAACCAAGCAAATGGATCAGCAAATCAAGCATAAATACTATGCAAGTAATTAAATATCAGTATCAGCTCAGATGATCTTAAAATGCATACCGACCACACTCAAAACAGAGGCAGCAAAGTAAAAATTTGACATTATCTCACACAAGAGTTCATTCAAACAAAGAACAGAAGAAACCATAATATTCTGAAAGTTAACTTGATCTAACCTTCTCTTTTTCCCTGTTAGCAGCTTTGTTATTCTCAGAAGTGATCTTCCTCTTCAGGTAGAATTCAACCTTGAAATCTTCAGCTTCCTCGATGATTTGGCTCAATAActccttttctctcttctccttctccgcAAGCTGAATTGCATTCTGCCTGAATATCACAAAACTTGGTGTATGAGATCTACCTCACAATCTCACAAGATTTCACCATTCCCTCTCCACCATCTTCCATAAAAATGTAATCAATACAAAACTGTGACACAGTTTAATTTCGAACAAAATCTTTTAACAAAAGTACATCAACCACTTTCTGATAGTATCAACCAATAGCTAGCAATCCCAATTGAGCTCCACAACTTTAATATgaaaccaaaattttcaatagTGAACATAATCACTACTCACTAGGCATGAAATTCTTCGGAAAATTgtgaaactaaaacaaatttcgGTCACTTCCGCACCGAAAGCACAGATCAAACCAATTCAAAAGCAATACATTCTCATAAAAAACCTAATGACTAATCACTAGGCATGCAATTCTTCGAAACTACTGAAACTAATACATCTTCCCCTCACTctctcaccaaaaaaaaaagatcaaaccAATTCAAAAGCCAATACTTTCAACTGAATTGCGCAAAATCCAAATTCAAGATATTGCTCTACAGATTCAATCGTTCAATTACAAAACTAAGCGGAATCCGAAGCCGTACCTCCTCCATTCTCTGAGAGCGGAGCCCTCCTCCGGCAGCATCTCGGACGGAGGCGGAAGAATCGGATCGTCCAATCCGGCAGCGAAGATCGACGGCGGAGATGGAGCCTCTGTCTCAGTCGCGAACACGTCATCTACTACGACGGAGTCGTGCTCGTAGCGGAGGTAGTCATCGTCGTCGAAGGGGCGGGTTGACCCGGCGGTGGGGACGGAGTCGTCATCGGGAAGACTGAAGGAGGAGGATGACATGGTGTGTGGCTCACACGTAAGAAATGCGTAAGAGGtgaaaatgaaataaatgtcAGGTGGAGAGTAATTGGGCTTTTTTTTTAGGACCATCTCCATCTTCCCGCGATTATTGTGGCGCTATTCTGGCAGATTAAGTCCAATGCTGATGGACATGACCCAATAGCCATATTTCACTAGaattttatgaaaatttaaaaattattagCTAAATGCAATTTAACATCttccacaattttttttttttttaaagaactATGTCAACTCTTTTTATTGATTTAGTGGAATTACATAATGACCTACTCCAAGATCTGTCAGAAAAGTCATTACATAAGCAATTTAACTTTTTTTATAGTCTTATGAAGCTCATCAAAAATCTAATCAACACTAAAACTCAAAAGCACTAGCAGACTACTCTTGATGACATATCTCAAAACTGAGAAACTGCTGACTTCTtccccaaaaagaaagaaatcacCAGTATGTCAGTCATCCAATACCAATTAaaagaaactaaaataaaaaagaaaaatgcaaaaTCAAGATTAGTCTCTAACAGACGAAGACCCAACCATAAATCCCAAATCCTAAGAAGGTTTGAAACCCATGCCCAATTAGAGGCCT
Protein-coding regions in this window:
- the LOC133718089 gene encoding clathrin light chain 2-like; translation: MSSSSFSLPDDDSVPTAGSTRPFDDDDYLRYEHDSVVVDDVFATETEAPSPPSIFAAGLDDPILPPPSEMLPEEGSALREWRRQNAIQLAEKEKREKELLSQIIEEAEDFKVEFYLKRKITSENNKAANREKEKMFVASQEKFHAEVDKNYWKAVADLIPNEVPAIEKRGKKDQEKKPSIVVVQGPKPGKPTELSRMRQILLKLKHNTPPHLKPSPPALAIAPEAIAAA